In Phycisphaerae bacterium RAS1, the genomic window TGCGCCGGATCGCTCAGCCCGCCGCCGCCGTGGTCGCTCGCGTCCAGGTCGATTGCGACGAATCGGCAGCAGCCGTCCGCCGCGGGGCAGAAACCGGCCAACACAAACGGATCAACCCGAACCGGCTCCGGCTGCCGTCCGCGCGGCGCGTAGGTCACGTCGGCGGGCGCGCCACAGATATGAGCATCGACCAGCCGGGCAAGCTCGCCGGGTTCTGTCGGCAGGATGATCGGCGCAGGCTTGCCCCACGGCATGACCGCGCTGGCGTAGCGCGAGCCGTTCAGCAAGGCGGTTAGTGTTTCGCGGATCATCGGTCTGCCCCCTTGCCCGGCGTCCCGTTCAACTCGCGAACGTGGACGCACCGCAATCCGAAGGATCGCAGCAGGCGCTTGAGCGCGACGCGCAGCCGGTAAATCGGGTCGCGGCCTAGATGATCGATGCCGGCCGGCTCGGGGTGGAGCGTGACGACGTACCGAATCTTGAAGTGTGCGGGTTCGCTTGATATGCTAGATTCGCTTGCTCGCATGGTTTTCTCGCACGCGCCCCGCTGGCAACGGGGCGTTTGCCTTTCACGGACTAGGGGTTGCGTCGTCGCGCTGGCGGGGGGGATAGGGGGGCTTACGTTTCTGCGCTTCGATGAACGCGCGCAGGTCGGCCACGTCGTAGAGCCGCCGCGCGCCGATCTTCACCGACGGCAGCGCTCCGCGGAGCCTCAGATTTT contains:
- a CDS encoding Helix-turn-helix domain protein produces the protein MPAESQAPAPLLVDRREAARLLGVSPGSIENLRLRGALPSVKIGARRLYDVADLRAFIEAQKRKPPYPPRQRDDATPSP